One stretch of Enoplosus armatus isolate fEnoArm2 chromosome 1, fEnoArm2.hap1, whole genome shotgun sequence DNA includes these proteins:
- the LOC139288923 gene encoding uncharacterized protein yields the protein MSVQIYSASGPGGNNASLQGSTVGGSKPLHRFIKGQPKIIGIIVLVLGSSFFIVSIAITSHPSVNHMWTVIPPGFVLGTLFIICGILYIVTAHHPTKKTVSTSLALSIVTILGSCWTLMHVIPDLIHAFSYGRYSEFREDTENDEAVWASHLEAMTVTLEVVFIFYSFVGAIIFIVMSTLAGIAVRSTKSQAIIVMSSTPTETPAE from the exons ATGTCTGTTCAGATCTACTCTGCGAGTGGACCAGGTGGGAATAATGCAAGTCTTCAAGGCTCCACAGTGGGGGGCAGCAAACCTTTACACCGCTTCATTAAGGGGCAACCAAAGATTATTGgc ATCATTGTGCTGGTGTTGGGCTCGTCTTTCTTCATCGTTTCCATCGCAATCACATCACACCCCTCTGTTAATCACATGTGGACAGTCATCCCGCCTGGCTTCGTGCTGGGAACACTG TTCATCATATGTGGGATTCTATACATTGTGACAGCGCACCACCCGACCAAGAAAACA GTATCCACATCACTGGCTCTGAGTATTGTGACCATACTGGGGTCCTGTTGGACTTTGATGCACGTCATACCCGACTTAATACATGCCTTCTCCTACGGACGCTACTCGGAGTTTCGTGAAGACACAGAGAATGATGAAGCAGTATGGGCATCACATCTTGAG GCCATGACAGTGACTTTGGAAGTGGTCTTCATATTCTACAGTTTTGTTGgtgcaattattttcattgtaatgtCAACTCTGGCCGGGATTGCAGTGCGTTCCACCAAGAGCCAg gCCATTATAGTGATGTCTTCTACACCGACTGAAACACCAGCTGAATGA
- the lpin1a gene encoding phosphatidate phosphatase LPIN1 encodes MNYVGQLAGQVFVQVKELYRGLNPATLSGCIDVIVVRQPDGSLQCSPFHVRFGKMGVLRSREKVVDIEVNGEPVSLQMKLGENGEAFFVKETENTLEIVPSYLATSPIMSTGEQLMEAQLGRGSSRHHDTMPCSSLPVQTLGLQQSDGGMTKKRRKRRRKARPEAGGGGGGGGGGRREESGEEFSEDEDMFTIDLSSDEEREGDGSRPVYGDQGSTANTRTHPSTDWIRSQSNVIKETLSIPPLCGLSISCPQQTSHLSSPVSPDDSRSSTPKSDSELTNQNKDNPEMLWTWGELPQAAQPSFLTSHQKQNPASTVSIPVSASTHFRAISDTGPPSLALYAPQPGGTPAHSGDKDTEESKNGARVGLTTNTLDRAGGEQGREVESVGLSCAEMEGLTACSSSPRILPDHLDEGGNRGSPIRRTDSPSKKKEKRSQHLGADGIYLDDITELEPEVAALYFPKSDGGSNSMRGDSEMMMMGVRSTNQSPQSVSSSGMDSGVDSLSDQMGDLPHVAISLCGGLTDNREITREQFQERAISYQQFSENPSIIEDPNLVVKIGNKYYNWNTAAPVMLAMQVYQKPLPQCWCLSYVFSAFGLFSYCLPGLFGSSPAQPASVENIMKEKMPKKGGRWWFSWRSRNSDSKSESVTDAGGDQAETSLAMSRMKDESSSSDEDHRSSNQASGSCQSELLMSSGSVCYKKTLRLTSEQLASLQLKEGPNDVVFSVTTQYQGTCRCHGTIYLWSWDDKIVISDIDGTITRSDTLGHILPTLGKDWTHQGIARLYHKVSQNGYKFMYCSARAIGMADMTRGYLHWVNERGTMLPMGPVLLSPSSLFSALHREVIEKKPEKFKIECLTDIKHLFYPNTEPFYAAFGNRATDVYSYKEVGVPLNRIFTVNPKGELVQEHAKTNISSFGRLCEMVDHVFPVLVRNEGVDFPRSDTFGQCNYWSEQLPDGTNQEEEDPQPLETS; translated from the exons GAAATAGTTCCGTCCTACCTTGCAACATCACCCATCATGTCAACCGGGGAGCAGTTAATGGAGGCCCAGCTGGGCAGGGGCAGTTCTCGTCACCATG ACACCATGCCCTGCAGCTCACTTCCTGTCCAGACACTGGGACTGCAGCAGAGTGATGGCGGGATGaccaagaagaggaggaagaggaggaggaaggcgcggccagaggcaggaggaggaggaggaggaggaggaggaggcaggagagaggagagtggggaAGAGTTCTCAGAGGACGAAGACATGTTTACTATTGACTTGAGctctgatgaggagagagagggtgacggcagcag ACCCGTGTACGGTGATCAGGGGTCTACAGCCAACACGCGCACACACCCCAGCACTGATTGGATCCGTTCACAGAG TAATGTGATTAAGGAgactctctccatccctccgcTCTGTGGCCTGTCCATCTCTTGTCCTCAGCAGACCTCTCACCTCTCTTCACCTGTTAG CCCCGATGATTCACGGTCATCAACGCCAAAGAGCGACTCAGAGCTAACCAATCAGAACAAAGACAACCCGGAGATGCTGTGGACATGGGGGGAGCTGCCACAGGCTGCCCAG CCGTCCTTCCTGACGTCCCACCAGAAGCAAAATCCTGCCTCAACTGTCTCCATCCCTGTGTCTGCTAGCACTCACTTCAGAGCCATCAGTGACACTGGACCCCCCTCCCTCGCTCTTTATGCTCCCCAGCCAGGGGGGACCCCTGCTCACAGTGGGGACAAAGACACTGAAGAAAGCAAAAATGGAGCCAGGGTCGGACTAACCACTAACACTCTGGACAGGGCTGGAGGAGAGCAAG gGAGAGAAGTGGAAAGTGTCGGGCTGTCGTGCGCAGAGATGGAGGGTTTAACAGCCTGCTCATCGTCTCCCAGGATCCTCCCTGATCACCTTGACGAAGGCGGGAATAGGGGAAGTCCCATCAGAAGAACTGATTCACCATCCAAGAAGAAAG AAAAGAGAAGCCAACACCTGGGTGCCGATGGCATATACCTGGACGACATTACAGAGCTGGAGCCTGAAGTAGCTGCTCTCTACTTCCCTAAAAG tgaTGGAGGCAGTAACTCAATGAGGGGGGActcagagatgatgatgatgggagTGCGGAGCACTAATCAGTCCCCACAGTCAGTGAGCAGCAGTGGGATGGACAGCGGCGTAGACAGTTTGTCCGACCAAATGGGGGACCTGCCTCATGTTGCCATCTCTTTGTGCGGAGGGCTCACTGACAACCGGGAGATCACAAGAG AGCAGTTCCAGGAGAGGGCAATTTCCTACCAGCAGTTCTCTGAAAACCCTTCTATCATCGAAGACCCTAACCTGGTGGTGAAGATAGGAAACAA GTACtacaactggaacacagcagctCCTGTCATGTTGGCCATGCAGGTCTATCAGAAACCACTGCCGCAG TGTTGGTGTTTGAGttatgtgttttctgcttttggCCTCTTCTCATACTGCCTACCTGGTCTCTTTGGCTCCAGCCCTGCCCAGCCT GCCTCAGTGGAGAACATCATGAAGGAGAAGATGCCAAAGAAAGGAGGACGCTGGTGGTTCTCATGGAGGAGCAGGAACAGCGACTCCAAATCA GAATCAGTGACAGATGCAGGAGGAGACCAAGCAGAGACGTCACTCGCTATGAGCAG GATGAAGGATGAGTCATCTTCTAGTGATGAAGACCACAGATCGTCCAATCAGGCGTCAGGATCATGCCAGTCAGAGCTCCTTATGAGTTCTGGCAGCGTCTGTTATAAAAAGACTCTTCGGCTCACCTCAGAGCAACTG gccAGCCTGCAGCTGAAGGAGGGTCCTAATGATGTGGTGTTCAGCGTGACCACTCAGTATCAGGGCACCTGTCGCTGCCACGGCACAATCTATCTTTGGAGCTGGGATGACAAGATAGTCATCTCTGATATAGATGGAACCATCACCAG GTCAGACACCCTGGGTCACATCCTCCCCACACTGGGTAAAGACTGGACTCACCAGGGTATCGCACGGCTCTACCACAAAGTCAGCCA gAATGGATATAAATTCATGTACTGCTCGGCGAGGGCAATTGGCATGGCTGATATGACGCGAGGCTACCTGCACTGGGTCAATGAGAGGGGAACCATGCTGCCAATGGGCCCCGTGCTGCTCAGCCCCAGCAgtcttttttctgctttgcacag AGAGGTGATTGAGAAGAAACCAGAGAAGTTTAAGATCGAGTGTCTCACAGACATAAAGCACCTTTTCTACCCGAACACTGAACCTTTCTACGCTGCTTTTGGCAACAGAGCAACG gATGTGTATTCCTATAAGGAGGTGGGTGTTCCTCTGAACAGGATTTTCACTGTCAATCCCAAGGGAGAGCTGGTTCAGGAGCACGCCAAAACCAATATCTCCTC CTTTGGGCGTCTGTGCGAGATGGTCGACCATGTCTTCCCGGTCCTGGTTAGAAATGAGGGAGTAGACTTCCCCCGCTCTGACACCTTTGGCCAGTGCAACTACTGGAGCGAACAACTTCCTGACGGCACCAACCAGGAAGAAGAAGACCCACAGCCACTTGAGACAAGCTGA